From Streptomyces sp. NBC_01754, a single genomic window includes:
- a CDS encoding NAD-dependent epimerase/dehydratase family protein translates to MPAPRTLLLTGAAGGLGTLMRGLLPAYGYELRLFDVAPVEGKPDAVVADLCDRAAVREAVRGVDAIIHLAGISLEAPFGKILRSNIEGTYHLYEAAREEGVGRIVFASSNHAVGYTPRPQDGDPLIPAGTPHRPDTFYGLSKSFGEDLAQLYWDKHGLETVSVRIGSCFMEPTSVRMLSLWMSPGDGARLFHAALTAEDVGHTVVYGSSANTRLWWDLTSARALGYEPQDDSEQYADRLVAEQGELDPDDPDHARLGGHFVTDPPIWPH, encoded by the coding sequence ATGCCCGCTCCCCGCACCCTCCTGCTCACCGGCGCCGCCGGCGGCCTCGGCACCCTGATGCGGGGGCTGCTCCCCGCGTACGGCTACGAACTCCGCCTCTTCGACGTCGCGCCCGTCGAGGGCAAACCGGACGCCGTCGTCGCCGATCTCTGCGACAGGGCCGCGGTGCGCGAGGCCGTGCGGGGCGTCGACGCGATCATCCACCTCGCGGGCATCTCGCTGGAAGCCCCGTTCGGCAAGATCCTGCGCTCCAACATCGAAGGCACGTACCACCTGTACGAGGCCGCGCGCGAGGAGGGCGTCGGGCGGATCGTGTTCGCCTCCTCCAACCACGCCGTCGGCTACACCCCCCGTCCCCAGGACGGCGACCCGCTGATCCCGGCCGGTACCCCGCACCGCCCGGACACCTTCTACGGCCTGTCCAAGTCCTTCGGCGAGGACCTCGCCCAGCTCTACTGGGACAAGCACGGCCTGGAGACCGTCTCCGTGCGCATCGGCTCCTGCTTCATGGAGCCGACCTCGGTGCGCATGCTCTCCCTCTGGATGAGCCCCGGCGACGGCGCCCGCCTCTTCCACGCGGCGCTGACCGCCGAGGACGTGGGGCACACCGTGGTCTACGGCTCCTCGGCCAACACCCGCCTGTGGTGGGACCTGACGTCCGCCCGCGCCCTGGGCTACGAGCCGCAGGACGACTCCGAGCAGTACGCGGACCGACTCGTCGCCGAACAGGGGGAGCTGGACCCGGACGACCCCGATCACGCCCGCCTCGGCGGACACTTCGTGACGGACCCGCCGATCTGGCCCCACTGA